Proteins from a genomic interval of Medicago truncatula cultivar Jemalong A17 chromosome 3, MtrunA17r5.0-ANR, whole genome shotgun sequence:
- the LOC11423390 gene encoding mitogen-activated protein kinase kinase kinase 1 gives MESVASNSNSTTPNNNNNNNRPRPYRFKHSQPISDRIVRALRHGLRLLHRSGSTFFIFGATGNVYTVTLSSTPSCTCPDRTTPCKHILFVMIRVLGVSQNDACVRRKNLRPCHLQRLLNMPTLQEAVAGFTLRQRFHQMFFEGGSKKENIEMEDGTTCPVCLEEMEKEERLVACGTCKNVIHEECLTRWKRSSGRRSASCVICRARWRDRNEQDKYVNLSAYISEEDMLAQPYGDICTS, from the coding sequence ATGGAGTCTGTTGCCTCCAATTCCAATTCAACAACaccaaataacaacaacaataataaccgTCCCCGTCCCTATCGTTTCAAACACAGCCAACCAATATCAGACAGAATAGTAAGAGCCCTCCGTCACGGTCTCCGTCTCCTCCACCGTTCCGGCTCCaccttcttcatcttcggcGCAACCGGTAACGTCTACACAGTAACCTTATCTTCCACACCCTCGTGCACGTGCCCGGACCGGACAACACCATGCAAACACATCCTCTTCGTTATGATTCGAGTATTAGGCGTTTCACAAAACGACGCTTGTGTCCGTAGAAAAAACCTTCGACCATGTCATCTTCAACGCTTGTTAAACATGCCAACGTTGCAAGAAGCAGTTGCAGGGTTTACATTACGACAGAGGTTTCATCAGATGTTCTTTGAAGGAGGGTCGAAGAAGGAGAATATAGAGATGGAAGATGGTACCACGTGTCCAGTTTGTCTTGAAGAGATGGAGAAGGAAGAGAGGTTGGTGGCTTGTGGAACATGTAAGAATGTTATTCATGAAGAGTGTTTGACGAGATGGAAGAGAAGTAGTGGACGAAGATCGGCTAGTTGTGTGATTTGTAGGGCAAGGTGGAGGGATAGAAATGAACAAGATAAGTATGTTAATCTATCTGCTTATATTAGTGAGGAAGATATGTTGGCACAACCTTATGGGGACATTTGCACTAGTTAG